AATTTTACTACGATAAACAAATAAAAGGAGCTGAAAAAAACCACAGTTTATGGTTGGGAGAAAAAAAACTTGCAACAAATGTTGAATGCAGTGAGGATGTTTAGATATTAAGACTATGTTTCTCAAGACAGTTCCGTCTTTCACTCGTTTCTGCAGTGGGATTATCAGTCCGGCGGTCTATGAGTATGACAAAAGTACATAAGTACATATTACTTTACACTGATGAGTGATGCCATTAAGTAATTCCCACCTAAGCGTGATTTAAGATGTCTCACCTACGCAACCTTACATTTGTTAATGGTAAAATCGAGATTCTACTTGGAATTGTTAAGAGAGGTAAAATAGAATCGGCAACATCGGATCGTAGCATCATTctacaaataaacttaaaatatgCTAACATATTTAGCGCCTAGTCTTAATTActcattttaaaagtttaaacttgTGAATTCAAGTTTGTTTGAGTTATTTTCTAAGAATTAAATgcaaaaatatacaataattgGTTGAATATCGATAAAAAactttattgttttcaaattatGATTATGGATTTTTGAAACACACGTGTATGTAAAAGAAATTAGCGAAAGATAGTAcatatcaaaaattaataataattgagtctaaatttgtttgattggatCGTTAAATCGTAGAATCTtggaatcgtgttatgattctacctctcaaaattatatttcaatTAAAATCGTAAGATTCTAATAACACTATGATTCTACCTACGATCCGGATCGCTCGCTTGTTTTTATatcgtaaaatcgtagatcTAAATCGCGATTTAATAACTATGGTTGTTTCCCATGAGATACATGCTAAGGGTAAGAAACTGAATACTCATAGTAAATTGCACTTTATGCAAATGGGATGTGACTGGCTATCACAAACAGCTATTTTCTGATCCCTTGGTACGTGTTCAACAAAAATTTCTAAGCTCCTTGGGGAAAGGATATGATAGGGATGATTATAAGTAGACCGGTGCGATGTTTCTTATAAAAGATGGCCAAACATCCAGTCAAAATGACTGAACATTAGACTCCACCAAATTTGGATGTATACTCATATGTCATTGATTGAAATCCATTTCATAATAGCCGTCAACATCAAATTAATCaagttgttattatttattaatgcttatatgttgatgacgaCAGTTACAACAAAAAATCAATGAAAGCAAGGAACAAAGAGATGAAAGTAACAATGAAGTCCAATTTGGATGTTACATAGGCTTTCCTCATACAATGTGCTTAATATACATGGGTTTTGTAAAACAACACCTTTTAGCTTAATTTTGATGTAATAAGAATTATAATAAGCTCATCTTAGTTATTGTCTTTATGTTTGCTTAAGGGGAGTCATAGACAGCCATAAAGACCATCGTTGTTGGACAAGTGTCTAGGTTAACAGAGTTGTAAACACTTGAGAGTTAGGAGTTACTCtaatcataattcataagtTACTCCAGTGTGTTTATAGGCTTGCTTCATATTTATAGGCTTGCTTAGGTGTGCCTACATGAGTAGTGACCTGCCTAAACCCTAAGATTCCTTAGCTACGTAGCTCCTGTAATCGATGACTCTAACTTATGAGTTATGAATAGAGTAAGTCCCAACTCTAAATGAGAACCAATCAGGCATCTTTAGGACATAAAAACTTGATTCTTTGTGAATTGAAAAAACCGAGCCACCTATGTGTAGCTCGCTCAAGCCATTTCTTATAAAGTTGAATATGATGCTTGAGAAGTGTTTCAATGACTCTTGTTAAGTGTCTCTTCTTGAGTTGCTTAGAAATCCAATTGTTTTCCAGTTGTGTCCAGAAAAATAGTGGTTAATTTGCTTTcaatcttaattatatttttcttgactaATCTCTACAAAACATGATTCTCTCCAATTCCATTTTGTATCAAACCCCATTAACAATGATACGGCTAGCACCTAACCTTTCCAAACTTGAACAATTTGATGCTTTcactttagatatctcaaatcAATACACATCCAGCAAAGGCAACAGATATACTAGCAAGTGTGGTATGCAGTcagagaaaagaaaaggaaaagtaaCAAGCTTTGCTAAAGAACCAGCCAACCAAAAAGCCCAAACAGAAGCAAGCTTTATTGCAATtgcaaaaatagaaatttaaaaatCTACTCCCTTTATAATACGAATGGAGTATAATCACAAATGACAACAGACATACTTTAAAATACAAGTTTTAGAATGTTATACTTCCTCAAATAGTAGCATCACTGAAGccaaaaacaaatattttactTCTACAGTTTATACCTGGTTCATCAGCAATAATCTTCGATTCATATTAAGAAATGGCCCAAGCCCTAAAGTATAAAAACCGAATAGCATCAGATTATACTCCGCGCTAGTTTAGCTTTAACAGGATAATTCCAATTTCATGACTATTCCAAAACCAcgaatttcaattttcaaaattgaattgCATCAAAGAATTTCCAAttttggaaataaaaaaaatgctcAATTCAGATACTAAATAAAACTTGGTATAAAACTAGAATAGAGTTTATCcaaacaaaaacacattgaatcgatacataacaaaataaaatcggTTTCAGCATCAATAAATAAATCTGCTTAGAAAGCGAAAAACAAGAGAAATAAGTGGAAACCTTAGAAAGAATAGAGGTTACAAGATCATTGACAGGAGTTCGAATCTCGGGAGCAGACGATACAGAGGCAGAAACCAGGGTGAGTTTGTTTGGGACGCGAAAACGGCGACGAGGAAGAGAGAGAGTAGGGTTATAAGAGGAGAGGGTAATGCGAGGTTCGAAAGCAGAGAAAAGGGTTGAAGGTGATACAGAAGCTGCCATGGCGGGAAGAAGTGTAAGGCAGACCATCAGATGTTGGTGGTTGACTGGTTATCTTTGTTCTTTGATTGGGGATGACCGagaaattttgtgggtttggaaCTTGGAAGACTTTCGTGATTTTCGAACTGCCACGTCACTAATACGAATTCTATTCAAGGATTCTGTGTTAGAGTTAGACAAATTCTTCGTTAAAAGTGTTGTCTTACCGTGCGACTCCATGAAtctaatttcttaaaaaaaaattaataaagaatagtttttatttagttttgctTTGTAAgtttaattcaattaaattcaatttaaatataaatgatttGAGTTGCTTATATGAGTCTGTCTCAtggtaagacggtctcatataagacttgtTGAGTTATTTTGTTGTTATAAATATTGcactatttattcattattcttaatatatgtttagtttttaatctataagttaaaacatagtaagGTGGGATCTTATTGGATTCGTTACAATGCATAGATAtatccaatttttattatacattttttgagatattaaggattgaaatAATGCATTGAATTGcgtgaaaaaacaaacattGTAAATAATTTGGAACGGAGGAAATaggtcatcatcatcatacccattGTATCTCGCTCATATGAACTATGATTagggtctagggagggaaggaaggaggcaactcatacccataaaggaatGTGTGGCCAAAGAGTCCCTTGGCTCGAGAAAGATCCACAGATGAATTGAACGTAGAAAGTAGGTCTTATGTTAGATTTTGGTTTCAATGTTCACTTAGTCTTTTTGTGCACCCGGCATATGTCATGACCAGagatggtacggttatgagttcAAAATCTAATTAAACTGGCCCCTATTTTTAGGATATGagtctaattttttaaaactcaTCAAATCCAGGTTTGATTGTGGGTCAACCCTCATACAACATATAGTCTCATTTTAGCACTAatataaaaactttaaaaaatataaaagtttaaatttgaataattaaatcTTGATCCATTTAAAACTCATTTAGGATCCTAAATCCATCAGATTTGACGGGTCTGAATCTGGGTATAAAAGTTTTAGACAAAAAGTTAACGAGTCAAGTTCTAAGTCTAGTTAGATCAAATTTAGACGTGACTCATAATCATTCCTACTCATAATCATTACAAAAAATTATTGTTAGATTTTCATCGGCTAAATCagagaataaaaaagaaagtagagtgagtaaaattaaaaaagacagTTTTTACTCAATGTTGTAATTTTTTACTATGTAAATTTGCATATTTATAAGCAAATTCAACTACAATATATTAAATGCATTCACATTAATATAAAGTCATTGCTTActtttttcactattttcaacactaaaaatgtggttttcttacttaatttaaaatatgattttttttttttagatttatcaTTGAATAACATGCTTTAAGTTTTACTTGAAACTTTCAAGTGGATAAAAATTAGGTTTTCAAGACATTATGTAAAGCATCGGCTGTATCTTGTTAAAGTATTAATAATTGTTTAAAtcgaattaatattttaaactttttttttggtGTTTGCTTGATGAATTGCGACTTGGGAGCACATTGATTAAATTACATTTAtctttccattttatttttataatatttttttggaaaatttgccATTTTTGTTGGATTTAGAGTTGAGAAGTGTACTATTATTTGGGGCATTATCATATTGGAGTGTTAACTTAAGGAGAGAAGATACGAAGAAAATGCCTAACAATCCATCTTATTACATGAAGCAAAGAAAAGTGAAGAAAGAGGCAACAAACTCACGAcgagtttattttatttctttttatgtatttatttgatataaatataaatagatttattgtttttgatttttattaatcattctAGCCATCCCTAGATTAGTTTATGTCTTATTCCAGTGTTGGTTCTAAACCTAACTTTGTGAGAAATACTgaaatttaaggttataaaatttaattatgtaattaagcaATCAAAACTCATTGACAATGTTTATAGAATCATTACTGTCTTTCTTtaaccatttttttttcattcacaaaattcattttcttttagtattacttaaaaattgaaatttatgaGGACTTAGTAATCAAAGATATTTGGTGTAAGGAAAAATAAGaggttatttgataaatagTTCTTAGGTTAACTCTTTAGTTGATATTTAACTTTTGACAAGTTGATTGGTCAATAAGTCAAATAATATGTTAGATAAATAACTTTTAACTAAATAGATTTTCGTGTCAAGCACgatttatgaattatttaaataaaaaattactaattttatatatgtaattaagttattataaaactcttaaataattaatttattataaaaactgtaaaagtataactattaaattgatatatatatatatatatatatatatatatatatatatatatatatatatatatatgtatatatatatatatatatatgtatatatatatatatatatatatatatatatatatatatatatatatatatatatatatgtatatatatatatatatgtatatatatatatatatatatatatgtatatatatatatatatatatgtatatatatatatatatatatatatatatatatatatatatatgtatatcatatatatatatatatatatatatatatatatatatgtatatatatatatatatgtatatatatatatatatatatgtatatatatatatatatatatatatatatatatatatatatatatatatatatatatatatatatatatatacatatatatatatatatatacatatatatatatatatatatacatatatatatatatatatatatatacatatatatatatatatatatacatatatatatatatatatatatatatgtatatatatatatatatatgtatatatatatatatatatatatatatatatatatatgtatatatatatatatatatatatatatatatatatatatatatatatatatatacatatgtatatatatatgtatatatatatatctatatatctatatatatatatatatatatatatatatatatatatatatatatatatatatatatatttatatatatatatatatatatatatatatatatatatatatatatatatatatatatatatacatatacatatatatatatatacatatatatatacatatatatatacatatacatatatatatatatatatatatatatatatatatatatatatatatatatatatatatatatatacatatatatatacatatatatatacatatacatatatatatatatatatatacatatatatatatacatatatatatatatatacatatacatatatatatatatacatatatatatatatatatatatatatatatatatatatatatatatatatatatatacacacacacacacacacatatatatatacatatatataacatattcatAAAATCATGCACTAAATAAtatagattataagtaattacataaaaatattagaaaattttaacgcataaaaaaatataaataataatttaaatgtttaaggtctttgtaaaaccttaaaataagttttcaacCTAAAGAACATACTCTCTTCATTTCTTAAAGaagttttcatttgtcattttgggtgttttatttattattctcaTATAGAATTATTATGTTttgttagaataatatcttttgattgatagaatattttgtataatcaatatgattgtgtagaatattgtgtaaatatttagtttcctaaattaTAGATTCTATTATTGTATATAACATCATTTCATCTAATGAGAATGGCACCCAATCAACCAATCTATTCTTTCATGGAATCATTTGCCTAGGTTTCTTGCATCCTACTCCTTCCTCCTCCACCACCCTGCCCGCTAGCCACCCTCCACGGTTGCCGCTGCCCCTTTTTTTTCTCCCTTTTCTTGTTCTCTCAATGGCCTTTTCCACAAATATTCATCCCTGCAACTTTGGTTACTAATATTAAAACAAGTGTGCCAATCCAACTTGATGAAAAAGGCTCCAATTTTCATACTTGGGTCACTTTATTTAAACTTCATTGTAGAGTTCATCTTGTGGATTCTCACATTCTTCCTGATGACTCCTTTAAAGCATCGGTTTCTAAAGATTTCGAATGGCAACGACTTGATGACAGCGTTCGCACATGGATTTATGGCACCATTAGTCCATCCCTTCTCCAATCCATTGTTCGTCCTGATGATTGTGCCTTTGATGCTTGGACTCGTATTgagaacaattttcaaaataataaaacctcTCAGATTCTTCATCTTGAGTctcaatttaatgacatttctcTCTCGAATTTTTCCAATGTCAAAGCCTATTGCAACGAACTTGAAACTATTACTACTTCTCTTACTAATCTTGGTGCTTCTATCTCTGATAATCGATTGGCTCTTCAAGTACTTTATGGTTTGAATTCTGATTATAAAAATTTTCGGTCTTTGGTTCAACACATGACTCCAATTCCCTCTTTTGATACTCTTCGTTCTATGTTGGAATTAGAAGAGCGCTCAAACCATAAACACTCTTCTACCGCTCAAGATACGGCTCTTATTACTACATCTAAGGCCAATTCCAACCATTTTGCGTCCCGTGGTACCTCCCACCACCATGGTGGCCACCGTTAGCCTCAATGTGGTGGCCAGAACAGCCGCGGCAGCCACCACGGCTTCACCAGCGGTTTTGGTCAGTCATTGTAGCGCCACACTCCCAGGCCCAGTTCTTCTTTTTTCGGCCCAACAATCCTTCCCAACATCCTGGCCCATCTTCTTTTCCTTGGCCTTCTCTTCCATGGCCTTACTAGGCTGGTTAGAATTGGGCCCAGTCTCCTGCCCTATTTCCTACTACTCCATGGGCTCCTCCTTATTCCCAAAGCAATGTCTCCTCCTCTTCTGCTGGTCTTCTTGGCCCGCGACCGGCACAAAGTTATCACATGGGGACTAGTGCTTTTATAGGTTATGTTCCTATGGACATTGATCATGCTATGAATACTCTTTCTTTGTCTATTCCGGATGAGCAATTTTACATGGATACAGGTGCCACATCCCACATGACTCGCTCTCAAGGTAATTTACtaccatattttcctttaaagcatcAGTTCAATAATGCTATGGTTGTTGGTGATGGTAATATGATTCCGATTCTTGGTCACGGGTAactttcttttccttcctcCCAAAAACCCCTTACCCtcaaaaatgtcttacatgaacctaaatttattaaatacttaatttctatTCGTAAATTTACTCATGATAATATGGTTTCcgttgaatttgatccttttggaTTTTCTGTAAAGGACTTGGCCACGGGAAACATCGTTTtgagatctaatagcacgggtgatctttatcctttcCCGTCTACACATGGAGCTTCTCCTACTTCATCCGCACCATCGACTTTTTCTGTTTTGTCTACTAGTATTTGTCATTCCCATTTAGGTCATCCGGGCAAtacgattttaaattccttGTATTCTTCTCGTTTAATTTAATGTAATAAAGATCCTAATTTTGTTTGTCATTCATGTCCTTTAGGGAAACACATTCAATTTAATTCTCTGTCTATGAGTTCTAAGCCTTTTGATATTGTTCATAGTGATTTGTAGACATCTCCTATTTCTAGTCCATCGAGATACAAATATTATGCTCTTTTTCTTGacaattatactaattttttgtggacttttccCTTATTTCGCAAATCTCAAGTATTTGATATGTTTGTGAATTTCAATGCCTTTGTTAATACCCAATTTGAGCTCAAAATAAAATCTTTCCAATGTGATAACgggggtgaatttgacaataaaaTGTTTCATCATTTTTGTACTAGTCGGGGAATTACCCTTCGTTTCTCTTGTCCTTACACCTCTCTTAGAATGGCAAATCCGAACGCAAAATCCGCTCCATCAATAACATGATTCGTACTCTTTTGTGTCATGCTTCTCTTCCTCcgtctttttggcctcacgccttaaacACAACCACTTATCTCCTTAATATTCTCCCTTCTAAACTCCTTGGCAATCTCACTCCCGCTCACTTAGTTTATCATAAGTCTCCTACCTATACTCATCTACGGGTTTTTGGTTGTTTATGTTTCCCTCTCTTTTCGTCTACTACTATCCATAAACTCCATCCTAGTTCCGCTCCGGGTTTCTTTTTGGGTTACCCTTCTTCTCATAGGGGTTATAAGTACTATGATCTCTCATCCcgtaaaatcattatatctcAACATGTTCTCTTTGATGAGGccacttttcctttttcttgctCTCATTCACCGTCTCCCCAAACCTACCATTTCTTAGATGATCCTATTCCTATTCTTTTACTCAAAATAGCCCAAACACTTTCCCCTACCCAGCCTATGCCCCATACTGGGCCTGATCCTACCCTCGGCCCAACAACGCCCCCCAATTCCTCCCCTTGCTCACCTCTATTCTCTTCTTGTCCTGCTCCTACTTCCGGCCTAGCTGCACCCCAGCCCACTATTATCCTCTCCTCCTCTCCTCCCATTAACCCTCCTAACTCTATAGGGCCTGTCTCACGCAGCCCAATACACTGCCAGCCTTATTCTCCCCGCTCCTCTTCCAATACCGAATCTTTATCCTCACCACCCGGCATGGTTACGCGTAGTAAACATGGTATTTTCAAACCCAACCCCAAATACTACTCCTAAGCCTTATCCGTTTCTTTTTCATCCTTACCTAAAACTCCTCCCCATGCCCTTCGTGACCCGAACTGGAAGTTAGCTATGCAAGAGGAATTTGATGCCTTAATTGAGAATCACACTTGGGATCTTGTACCTCGTCCTCCTAATGCTAATGTCATTCGGTCCTTGTGTTTCGTGTTAAGACTAAGTCTGATGAttcttttgagcgctataaagCGTGTCTTGTTGGTGACGGTAAATCTCAAAGGGAAGGCATTGACTGTGATGAAACTTTTAGTCCGGTTGTGAAACATGCTTCTATTCACATTGTTTTAAGCATTGCCCTTTCTCGGTCTTGGTCCATTCATCAACTGGATGTTAagaatgcttttcttcatggtcACTTGACTATGACTGTATACATGCATCAGCCTCTAGGTTTTCGTGATCCTGCTCGTCCCGATCATGTTTTTCTTCTTCGCAAAtctctttatggtctcaaacaAGCCCCACGTGCTTGGTACCAACGGTTTACCAATTTTGCAACTACTATTGGTTTTTTAACAACATCTCTGATAATTCTCTTTTTGTTTACTATCGTGGTTCTGATATTGCTTATCTGTTGTTATATGTCTCAATGTAAGCCTGTTTCTACTCCTGTTGCTACATCTGGGAAACTTTGCACTAATGATGGTTCCCCTTGTGATGAT
This Amaranthus tricolor cultivar Red isolate AtriRed21 chromosome 13, ASM2621246v1, whole genome shotgun sequence DNA region includes the following protein-coding sequences:
- the LOC130798808 gene encoding uncharacterized protein LOC130798808, coding for MSLSHDSIIVYNIISSNENGTQSTNLFFHGIICLGFLHPTPSSSTTLPASHPPRVHLVDSHILPDDSFKASVSKDFEWQRLDDSVRTWIYGTISPSLLQSIVRPDDCAFDAWTRIENNFQNNKTSQILHLESQFNDISLSNFSNVKAYCNELETITTSLTNLGASISDNRLALQVLYGLNSDYKNFRSLVQHMTPIPSFDTLRSMLELEERSNHKHSSTAQDTALITTSKANSNHFASRGTSHHHGGHR